One Salvia splendens isolate huo1 chromosome 12, SspV2, whole genome shotgun sequence genomic window carries:
- the LOC121757115 gene encoding protein ESSENTIAL FOR POTEXVIRUS ACCUMULATION 1-like isoform X2 gives MADKTQFDSRPTLITKDLHGADNSIPLSPQWLLPKPGENKAGVVTGENHLSPLQGQDDSRDSTKLPGTVDGVSDNQNKKDVFRPSIRDMESGRHERWRDEERDTNSSVRKDRWREGERELPGNRRVDRWVDSSGKQYGEVRHTPVERWADPANKEGHDQRRENKWNTRWGPDDKEVDAAREKWGGSSKENDIILDKGSSQPRAHAKEERDGDHFRRWRPNPSYSRGRADPHHQASPPNKQVPVFSHGRGRGENHAPTFSIGRGKINSIGSSISHLDGTHGPVLEKDDSVNGESHALKYSRAKLTDIYRSVDMRSCTKFLEGFIHVPSLTQEEYVEPIAFCAPTPEELVILKGIEKEEIVSSGAPQTSKDGSAGRATTDFMHSRRNRLGSRDDLAASHDDSEGLSDERQIYSRSNAKVEAMQDYQSSDHKLNAEALKENRSILGPRESSAPGHDGSWRSSSFNSALENSSMDIHNTRKGPQFQMGDHLTTRRQTSAVLDREIEARKLSQIPPEDLVLIYKDPQGEIQGPFSGSDIITWFEAGYFGIELLVRLASAPADSPFTSLGDVMPHLRAKARPPPGFNSPKPNEIQDTSGRLNYGNMGNLHPILNEAEMSKADSRYKPGSATEAENRFLESLMAGSMNPAALENFSLSEAMQGYSGNNSNKLPSVGGNNGDDPYILAKKMMLERQRSLPSPYQFWSGRDAAAIAAKTDLVGDASLAHQNLLSSVADNALAQNNSQNVELVSSRQGIAERPSSNVNNGMGGWLNFPVQGGLDPLHNKLDIHHSQNFPPLSAISLQQRLQMQNPSMSNLLPKSMDNPSNLLTPDNLLASGLSQDPQLLSLLQQQYMLQLQSQVSVPPQQSILDKLLLLKQQQKQEEQQQLISQLLSEQHPNQRLGDPSFQHLQAGALAAGINNVDHAPFRQPHELFKMGLQLQSPNPQHENVVLPVAPPSISQDFSPNVAPETSRHAPHPTFANNAEHRNWNAILPHRIVDKQQDISSMPTDGMEEIGMSEVTNKKPMERTLYDDETVGSTTSDVALSPTPVVCLAESFKQEVPAANIPVDVNASNESSARTLSCAQDLGEKVASESLHVKEMKIPEAEEAKKPVEKKSKKQKALKVSTELVKGVSKPQPPKPESGRANMPQEKPETMLEAPVSIKGSKTADDVDLLGNQSLSSWNSAGDGVAVESKGQTDQAVSASDHTHAGQRAWKPAPGFKPKSLLEIQQEEQRRRAQEEVAVSDISASLTSVAISPPWAGVVLSSDNKAPNITHQDTSAELKSESSSIQKNNKSQAEDLFWDAAAKSVEREMEVSESAAWGVPSKTVSSQNKAVDDDDFIEAKDTKKSRKKASKAKNAAARVAPATSVDVDVGSSSNDKGKITRQMQQEKEAFTAVPSGPSFGDFVIWKEESASPSPGPAWSTDSGKPHKPTSLRDILKEQQRSIPSVPAIPVPIPQKSATNQTAHGSVSSWSVSGSSPAKAASPRQVSSLTKNKVEDDLFWGPLDQVKPEAKQSGYPQLGTQGSWGSKTTPVKGNAGGPLNREKSIGGRPAEYSLSSTASSTQSSMKGKKNASDKNSEAMDFKEWCESECARLLGSKDTSFLEFCFKQTRGEAKTLLIENLGSFDPDHKFIDKFLNYKDFLPADVLEVAFKSQNNDKAYGSTTKDVNTNFVDGLGSAKGGVAATDGDVKGGGKKKGKKGKKVSPSVLGFNVVSNRIMMGEIQSIED, from the exons ATGGCTGACAAGACTCAGTTTGATTCTCGCCCTACTCTGATCACCAAAG ATCTTCATGGAGCTGACAATTCCATTCCACTATCACCACAGTGGCTTTTACCAAAACCAGGGGAGAACAAAGCTGGAGTGGTTACTGGG GAAAACCATCTTAGTCCACTTCAAGGACAGGACGATTCTCGAGATAGTACAAAACTACCTGGAACAGTTGATGGCGTGAGTGATAACCAGAACAAGAAAGATGTTTTCCGTCCATCCATAAGAGATATGGAATCTGGTAGGCATGAACGTTGGCGTGATGAAGAAAGGGATACCAACTCCTCTGTCCGCAAAGATCGGTGGAGAGAAGGGGAAAGAGAGCTTCCTGGTAACCGACGAGTGGATCGGTGGGTTGATTCTTCTGGGAAACAATATGGTGAAGTACGCCATACCCCAGTAGAGCGATGGGCTGATCCAGCAAATAAAGAAGGTCACGATCAACGACGAGAGAACAAATGGAATACTCGTTGGGGGCCTGATGACAAAGAGGTTGACGCAGCACGTGAAAAGTGGGGGGGTTCTAGTAAAGAAAATGATATAATTCTTGACAAAGGGTCTTCTCAACCTCGTGCTCATGCAAAGGAAGAGAGGGATGGGGATCATTTTCGACGATGGAGACCAAACCCATCCTACAGCCGAGGAAGAGCAGATCCTCACCACCAAGCTTCACCCCCAAACAAACAAGTTCCTGTCTTTTCACATGGAAGGGGACGTGGAGAAAATCATGCACCAACCTTTTCTATTGGCAGGGGAAAGATTAACTCTATTGGGAGCTCCATCTCCCACTTAGACGGTACTCATGGACCTGTCTTAGAAAAAGATGATAGTGTTAACGGTGAGTCCCATGCTCTAAAATATAGCAGGGCGAAGTTGACTGATATCTACAGGTCAGTTGATATGAGATCCTGCACAAAGTTTTTGGAGGGGTTTATTCATGTACCTTCTCTTACTCAAGAAGAATATGTGGAGCCCATAGCTTTTTGTGCCCCAACACCTGAAGAATTG GTTATCCTCAAGGGGATTGAGAAAGAAGAAATTGTCAGCAGTGGTGCACCTCAAACCAGTAAAGATGGATCTGCTGGCCGAGCAACTACTGACTTTATGCATTCTAGAAGAAACAGGCTTG GTAGTAGAGATGATTTAGCAGCTTCTCATGATGATTCAGAAGGTTTGTCTGATGAAAGGCAGATATATTCCCGGTCTAATGCAAAAGTGGAGGCCATGCAGGACTATCAGAGTTCTGATCACAAATTGAATGCTGAAG CTTTGAAAGAAAATAGGAGCATTCTTGGCCCCAGAGAGTCTAGTGCCCCGGGACATGATGGTTCATGGAGATCTTCATCTTTTAACAGTGCTTTGGAGAACAGTTCAATGGATATCCATAACACTAGAAAGGGACCTCAGTTCCAGATGGGTGATCATCTTACGACGAGAAGACAAACATCAGCAGTGTTGGACAGGGAGATTGAGGCACGCAAACTTTCCCAGATTCCACCTGAAGACTTGGTACTCATCTATAAAGATCCGCAGGGTGAGATTCAAGGTCCATTTTCTGGAAGTGATATCATTACATGGTTTGAGGCTGGGTATTTTGGCATAGAATTGCTAGTTCGTTTAGCCAGTGCGCCGGCTGATAGTCCATTCACTTCACTTGGAGATGTGATGCCACACTTGCGTGCTAAAGCACGTCCACCTCCTGGATTCAATTCACCTAAGCCAAATGAAATACAAGATACATCTGGTAGGTTGAACTATGGAAACATGGGGAATCTTCACCCTATTTTGAATGAGGCTGAAATGTCAAAAGCTGATTCAAGATACAAACCTGGTTCGGCGACTGAGGCTGAAAACAGGTTCCTGGAGTCACTTATGGCGGGCAGCATGAATCCTGcagcacttgaaaatttttctcTCTCAGAAG CTATGCAGGGATACAGTGGAAATAATTCTAACAAACTTCCTTCTGTGGGAGGTAATAATGGGGATGATCCTTATATATTGGCCAAAAAGATGATGCTAGAGAGGCAGAGATCTCTTCCAAGTCCTTATCAATTTTGGTCAGGGAGAGATGCAGCTGCTATTGCTGCAAAGACAGACTTAGTGGGTGATGCGTCACTGGCTCACCAGAACCTTTTGTCTTCTGTTGCAGACAATGCTCTTGCACAGAATAATTCACAGAATGTGGAATTAGTGTCATCCCGTCAGGGGATAGCTGAAAGACCCAGCTCCAATGTCAACAATGGAATGGGTGGCTGGTTGAATTTCCCAGTCCAAGGGGGACTGGACCCTCTTCATAATAAGTTGGACATTCATCACTCTCAGAATTTTCCTCCACTATCTGCAATTAGCTTGCAGCAAAGGCTGCAGATGCAAAATCCATCTATGAGTAATTTATTGCCCAAATCCATGGACAATCCATCCAACCTATTAACACCGGATAACCTACTTGCGTCTGGTCTGTCCCAAGACCCGCAACTGCTAAGTTTGTTGCAACAGCAGTATATGCTGCAGCTGCAATCTCAGGTGTCAGTTCCACCACAACAATCTATTTTGGATAAGCTACTGCTTTTAAAGCAGCAACAGAAGCAGGAAGAGCAGCAACAATTGATTTCTCAGTTGCTCTCTGAGCAGCATCCTAATCAACGACTGGGTGATCCATCATTCCAGCATTTGCAAGCTGGAGCTTTGGCTGCAGGGATTAATAATGTTGATCATGCCCCATTTCGACAACCACATGAGTTATTTAAAATGGGTCTTCAGCTTCAATCCCCAAATCCACAACATGAAAATGTTGTCTTACCTGTTGCCCCTCCCAGTATTTCACAAGATTTTAGCCCAAATGTTGCTCCAGAAACATCTAGGCATGCCCCACATCCAACTTTTGCCAATAACGCGGAGCATAGGAATTGGAATGCCATCCTGCCTCATCGAATTGTCGATAAGCAGCAAGACATTTCTTCTATGCCAACTGATGGAATGGAAGAAATAGGTATGTCAGAGGTGACAAACAAGAAGCCTATGGAACGTACGTTGTATGATGATGAAACTGTTGGATCTACAACATCTGATGTTGCTTTGAGTCCTACACCTGTAGTATGTTTAGCGGAATCATTTAAACAGGAAGTGCCTGCTGCTAATATTCCCGTAGATGTAAATGCATCAAATGAGAGTTCAGCTAGAACTCTTTCATGTGCTCAAGATTTAGGTGAAAAAGTCGCTAGTGAGTCCTTACATGTTAAGGAAATGAAAATTCCTGAGGCTGAGGAAGCGAAGAAGCCGGTAGAGAAGAAATCCAAAAAGCAAAAGGCTTTGAAGGTTTCTACTGAGTTGGTAAAGGGTGTGTCTAAGCCACAACCGCCTAAACCAGAAAGTGGAAGAGCAAACATGCCTCAGGAAAAACCTGAGACAATGCTTGAGGCACCTGTTTCCATAAAGGGGAGTAAGACTGCTGATGATGTGGATTTACTTGGCAATCAATCACTGTCTTCCTGGAATTCTGCAGGTGATGGGGTAGCAGTTGAGAGCAAGGGTCAGACAGATCAAGCTGTTTCTGCTTCAGATCACACTCATGCTGGACAACGTGCATGGAAGCCTGCTCCCGGGTTCAAGCCAAAATCGTTGCTAGAAATACAACAGGAAGAGCAGAGGAGGAGAGCACAAGAAGAAGTGGCTGTTTCGGATATCTCAGCATCTCTAACCTCTGTCGCCATCTCTCCTCCCTGGGCTGGGGTAGTTTTGAGTTCTGATAATAAGGCACCTAACATAACTCACCAGGATACCAGTGCTGAGTTAAAATCAGAGAGTTCCTCAATCCAGAAGAACAATAAGAGCCAAGCTGAAGATCTGTTTTGGGATGCTGCTGCCAAGTCAGTCGAGAGAGAAATGGAAGTTTCTGAAAGTGCTGCCTGGGGAGTGCCTTCCAAAACAGTGAGTTCACAAAATAAGgctgttgatgatgatgacttTATCGAGGCTAAAGATACTAAAAAGAGTCGTAAAAAGGCTTCTAAAGCTAAGAACGCTGCAGCTAGGGTTGCTCCTGCTACTTCGGTTGACGTGGATGTTGGATCAAGTTCAAATGACAAGGGAAAAATAACTCGGCAAATGCAGCAAGAGAAGGAAGCTTTTACAGCAGTGCCATCAGGCCCCTCCTTTGGTGATTTTGTTATTTGGAAGGAGGAGTCTGCAAGCCCATCTCCTGGCCCTGCTTGGTCCACTGATTCCGGCAAGCCTCATAAGCCAACTTCACTCAGGGATATCCTAAAAGAACAACAAAGGTCCATACCATCTGTACCTGCAATTCCAGTGCCAATTCCTCAGAAATCTGCAACTAACCAAACTGCCCATGGTAGTGTTTCCTCTTGGTCAGTCTCTGGATCATCACCTGCAAAGGCTGCATCCCCTAGACAAGTTTCTTCGCTGACAAAAAATAAAGTGGAGGATGATCTCTTCTGGGGGCCATTGGATCAAGTGAAACCAGAGGCAAAGCA GTCAGGTTATCCTCAACTTGGAACACAGGGCAGTTGGGGAAGCAAAACCACACCTGTGAAAGGAAATGCCGGTGGTCCATTGAACCGAGAGAAATCAATCGGTGGAAGGCCTGCTGAGTATTCACTTTCTTCAACTGCTTCCTCCACTCAGTCCTCAAtgaaagggaagaagaatgccTCCGACAAAAATTCAG AGGCCATGGACTTCAAGGAATGGTGCGAGAGTGAGTGCGCCAGACTTTTAGGTTCCAAAG ATACAAGTTTCCTGGAATTTTGTTTTAAGCAAACAAGAGGAGAGGCCAAAACGCTTCTGATAGAAAATCTTGGTTCATTTGATCCCGACCACAAGTTCATCGACAAGTTTCTAAATTACAAAGACTTTTTGCCTGCGGATGTCCTTGAAGTTGCCTTCAAAAGCCAGAACAATGACAAGGCCTATGGCTCGACAACGAAAGATGTGAATACAAACTTTGTTGATGGATTGGGCTCAGCAAAAGGTGGTGTGGCAGCGACTGATGGGGACGTGAAAGGAGGTggaaagaagaaggggaagaaggggaagaaagtGAGTCCATCCGTTTTAGGATTTAATGTGGTTAGCAACAGGATCATGATGGGTGAGATTCAGTCAATTGAGGATTAA
- the LOC121757115 gene encoding protein ESSENTIAL FOR POTEXVIRUS ACCUMULATION 1-like isoform X1 has product MADKTQFDSRPTLITKDLHGADNSIPLSPQWLLPKPGENKAGVVTGENHLSPLQGQDDSRDSTKLPGTVDGVSDNQNKKDVFRPSIRDMESGRHERWRDEERDTNSSVRKDRWREGERELPGNRRVDRWVDSSGKQYGEVRHTPVERWADPANKEGHDQRRENKWNTRWGPDDKEVDAAREKWGGSSKENDIILDKGSSQPRAHAKEERDGDHFRRWRPNPSYSRGRADPHHQASPPNKQVPVFSHGRGRGENHAPTFSIGRGKINSIGSSISHLDGTHGPVLEKDDSVNGESHALKYSRAKLTDIYRSVDMRSCTKFLEGFIHVPSLTQEEYVEPIAFCAPTPEELVILKGIEKEEIVSSGAPQTSKDGSAGRATTDFMHSRRNRLAGSRDDLAASHDDSEGLSDERQIYSRSNAKVEAMQDYQSSDHKLNAEALKENRSILGPRESSAPGHDGSWRSSSFNSALENSSMDIHNTRKGPQFQMGDHLTTRRQTSAVLDREIEARKLSQIPPEDLVLIYKDPQGEIQGPFSGSDIITWFEAGYFGIELLVRLASAPADSPFTSLGDVMPHLRAKARPPPGFNSPKPNEIQDTSGRLNYGNMGNLHPILNEAEMSKADSRYKPGSATEAENRFLESLMAGSMNPAALENFSLSEAMQGYSGNNSNKLPSVGGNNGDDPYILAKKMMLERQRSLPSPYQFWSGRDAAAIAAKTDLVGDASLAHQNLLSSVADNALAQNNSQNVELVSSRQGIAERPSSNVNNGMGGWLNFPVQGGLDPLHNKLDIHHSQNFPPLSAISLQQRLQMQNPSMSNLLPKSMDNPSNLLTPDNLLASGLSQDPQLLSLLQQQYMLQLQSQVSVPPQQSILDKLLLLKQQQKQEEQQQLISQLLSEQHPNQRLGDPSFQHLQAGALAAGINNVDHAPFRQPHELFKMGLQLQSPNPQHENVVLPVAPPSISQDFSPNVAPETSRHAPHPTFANNAEHRNWNAILPHRIVDKQQDISSMPTDGMEEIGMSEVTNKKPMERTLYDDETVGSTTSDVALSPTPVVCLAESFKQEVPAANIPVDVNASNESSARTLSCAQDLGEKVASESLHVKEMKIPEAEEAKKPVEKKSKKQKALKVSTELVKGVSKPQPPKPESGRANMPQEKPETMLEAPVSIKGSKTADDVDLLGNQSLSSWNSAGDGVAVESKGQTDQAVSASDHTHAGQRAWKPAPGFKPKSLLEIQQEEQRRRAQEEVAVSDISASLTSVAISPPWAGVVLSSDNKAPNITHQDTSAELKSESSSIQKNNKSQAEDLFWDAAAKSVEREMEVSESAAWGVPSKTVSSQNKAVDDDDFIEAKDTKKSRKKASKAKNAAARVAPATSVDVDVGSSSNDKGKITRQMQQEKEAFTAVPSGPSFGDFVIWKEESASPSPGPAWSTDSGKPHKPTSLRDILKEQQRSIPSVPAIPVPIPQKSATNQTAHGSVSSWSVSGSSPAKAASPRQVSSLTKNKVEDDLFWGPLDQVKPEAKQSGYPQLGTQGSWGSKTTPVKGNAGGPLNREKSIGGRPAEYSLSSTASSTQSSMKGKKNASDKNSEAMDFKEWCESECARLLGSKDTSFLEFCFKQTRGEAKTLLIENLGSFDPDHKFIDKFLNYKDFLPADVLEVAFKSQNNDKAYGSTTKDVNTNFVDGLGSAKGGVAATDGDVKGGGKKKGKKGKKVSPSVLGFNVVSNRIMMGEIQSIED; this is encoded by the exons ATGGCTGACAAGACTCAGTTTGATTCTCGCCCTACTCTGATCACCAAAG ATCTTCATGGAGCTGACAATTCCATTCCACTATCACCACAGTGGCTTTTACCAAAACCAGGGGAGAACAAAGCTGGAGTGGTTACTGGG GAAAACCATCTTAGTCCACTTCAAGGACAGGACGATTCTCGAGATAGTACAAAACTACCTGGAACAGTTGATGGCGTGAGTGATAACCAGAACAAGAAAGATGTTTTCCGTCCATCCATAAGAGATATGGAATCTGGTAGGCATGAACGTTGGCGTGATGAAGAAAGGGATACCAACTCCTCTGTCCGCAAAGATCGGTGGAGAGAAGGGGAAAGAGAGCTTCCTGGTAACCGACGAGTGGATCGGTGGGTTGATTCTTCTGGGAAACAATATGGTGAAGTACGCCATACCCCAGTAGAGCGATGGGCTGATCCAGCAAATAAAGAAGGTCACGATCAACGACGAGAGAACAAATGGAATACTCGTTGGGGGCCTGATGACAAAGAGGTTGACGCAGCACGTGAAAAGTGGGGGGGTTCTAGTAAAGAAAATGATATAATTCTTGACAAAGGGTCTTCTCAACCTCGTGCTCATGCAAAGGAAGAGAGGGATGGGGATCATTTTCGACGATGGAGACCAAACCCATCCTACAGCCGAGGAAGAGCAGATCCTCACCACCAAGCTTCACCCCCAAACAAACAAGTTCCTGTCTTTTCACATGGAAGGGGACGTGGAGAAAATCATGCACCAACCTTTTCTATTGGCAGGGGAAAGATTAACTCTATTGGGAGCTCCATCTCCCACTTAGACGGTACTCATGGACCTGTCTTAGAAAAAGATGATAGTGTTAACGGTGAGTCCCATGCTCTAAAATATAGCAGGGCGAAGTTGACTGATATCTACAGGTCAGTTGATATGAGATCCTGCACAAAGTTTTTGGAGGGGTTTATTCATGTACCTTCTCTTACTCAAGAAGAATATGTGGAGCCCATAGCTTTTTGTGCCCCAACACCTGAAGAATTG GTTATCCTCAAGGGGATTGAGAAAGAAGAAATTGTCAGCAGTGGTGCACCTCAAACCAGTAAAGATGGATCTGCTGGCCGAGCAACTACTGACTTTATGCATTCTAGAAGAAACAGGCTTG CAGGTAGTAGAGATGATTTAGCAGCTTCTCATGATGATTCAGAAGGTTTGTCTGATGAAAGGCAGATATATTCCCGGTCTAATGCAAAAGTGGAGGCCATGCAGGACTATCAGAGTTCTGATCACAAATTGAATGCTGAAG CTTTGAAAGAAAATAGGAGCATTCTTGGCCCCAGAGAGTCTAGTGCCCCGGGACATGATGGTTCATGGAGATCTTCATCTTTTAACAGTGCTTTGGAGAACAGTTCAATGGATATCCATAACACTAGAAAGGGACCTCAGTTCCAGATGGGTGATCATCTTACGACGAGAAGACAAACATCAGCAGTGTTGGACAGGGAGATTGAGGCACGCAAACTTTCCCAGATTCCACCTGAAGACTTGGTACTCATCTATAAAGATCCGCAGGGTGAGATTCAAGGTCCATTTTCTGGAAGTGATATCATTACATGGTTTGAGGCTGGGTATTTTGGCATAGAATTGCTAGTTCGTTTAGCCAGTGCGCCGGCTGATAGTCCATTCACTTCACTTGGAGATGTGATGCCACACTTGCGTGCTAAAGCACGTCCACCTCCTGGATTCAATTCACCTAAGCCAAATGAAATACAAGATACATCTGGTAGGTTGAACTATGGAAACATGGGGAATCTTCACCCTATTTTGAATGAGGCTGAAATGTCAAAAGCTGATTCAAGATACAAACCTGGTTCGGCGACTGAGGCTGAAAACAGGTTCCTGGAGTCACTTATGGCGGGCAGCATGAATCCTGcagcacttgaaaatttttctcTCTCAGAAG CTATGCAGGGATACAGTGGAAATAATTCTAACAAACTTCCTTCTGTGGGAGGTAATAATGGGGATGATCCTTATATATTGGCCAAAAAGATGATGCTAGAGAGGCAGAGATCTCTTCCAAGTCCTTATCAATTTTGGTCAGGGAGAGATGCAGCTGCTATTGCTGCAAAGACAGACTTAGTGGGTGATGCGTCACTGGCTCACCAGAACCTTTTGTCTTCTGTTGCAGACAATGCTCTTGCACAGAATAATTCACAGAATGTGGAATTAGTGTCATCCCGTCAGGGGATAGCTGAAAGACCCAGCTCCAATGTCAACAATGGAATGGGTGGCTGGTTGAATTTCCCAGTCCAAGGGGGACTGGACCCTCTTCATAATAAGTTGGACATTCATCACTCTCAGAATTTTCCTCCACTATCTGCAATTAGCTTGCAGCAAAGGCTGCAGATGCAAAATCCATCTATGAGTAATTTATTGCCCAAATCCATGGACAATCCATCCAACCTATTAACACCGGATAACCTACTTGCGTCTGGTCTGTCCCAAGACCCGCAACTGCTAAGTTTGTTGCAACAGCAGTATATGCTGCAGCTGCAATCTCAGGTGTCAGTTCCACCACAACAATCTATTTTGGATAAGCTACTGCTTTTAAAGCAGCAACAGAAGCAGGAAGAGCAGCAACAATTGATTTCTCAGTTGCTCTCTGAGCAGCATCCTAATCAACGACTGGGTGATCCATCATTCCAGCATTTGCAAGCTGGAGCTTTGGCTGCAGGGATTAATAATGTTGATCATGCCCCATTTCGACAACCACATGAGTTATTTAAAATGGGTCTTCAGCTTCAATCCCCAAATCCACAACATGAAAATGTTGTCTTACCTGTTGCCCCTCCCAGTATTTCACAAGATTTTAGCCCAAATGTTGCTCCAGAAACATCTAGGCATGCCCCACATCCAACTTTTGCCAATAACGCGGAGCATAGGAATTGGAATGCCATCCTGCCTCATCGAATTGTCGATAAGCAGCAAGACATTTCTTCTATGCCAACTGATGGAATGGAAGAAATAGGTATGTCAGAGGTGACAAACAAGAAGCCTATGGAACGTACGTTGTATGATGATGAAACTGTTGGATCTACAACATCTGATGTTGCTTTGAGTCCTACACCTGTAGTATGTTTAGCGGAATCATTTAAACAGGAAGTGCCTGCTGCTAATATTCCCGTAGATGTAAATGCATCAAATGAGAGTTCAGCTAGAACTCTTTCATGTGCTCAAGATTTAGGTGAAAAAGTCGCTAGTGAGTCCTTACATGTTAAGGAAATGAAAATTCCTGAGGCTGAGGAAGCGAAGAAGCCGGTAGAGAAGAAATCCAAAAAGCAAAAGGCTTTGAAGGTTTCTACTGAGTTGGTAAAGGGTGTGTCTAAGCCACAACCGCCTAAACCAGAAAGTGGAAGAGCAAACATGCCTCAGGAAAAACCTGAGACAATGCTTGAGGCACCTGTTTCCATAAAGGGGAGTAAGACTGCTGATGATGTGGATTTACTTGGCAATCAATCACTGTCTTCCTGGAATTCTGCAGGTGATGGGGTAGCAGTTGAGAGCAAGGGTCAGACAGATCAAGCTGTTTCTGCTTCAGATCACACTCATGCTGGACAACGTGCATGGAAGCCTGCTCCCGGGTTCAAGCCAAAATCGTTGCTAGAAATACAACAGGAAGAGCAGAGGAGGAGAGCACAAGAAGAAGTGGCTGTTTCGGATATCTCAGCATCTCTAACCTCTGTCGCCATCTCTCCTCCCTGGGCTGGGGTAGTTTTGAGTTCTGATAATAAGGCACCTAACATAACTCACCAGGATACCAGTGCTGAGTTAAAATCAGAGAGTTCCTCAATCCAGAAGAACAATAAGAGCCAAGCTGAAGATCTGTTTTGGGATGCTGCTGCCAAGTCAGTCGAGAGAGAAATGGAAGTTTCTGAAAGTGCTGCCTGGGGAGTGCCTTCCAAAACAGTGAGTTCACAAAATAAGgctgttgatgatgatgacttTATCGAGGCTAAAGATACTAAAAAGAGTCGTAAAAAGGCTTCTAAAGCTAAGAACGCTGCAGCTAGGGTTGCTCCTGCTACTTCGGTTGACGTGGATGTTGGATCAAGTTCAAATGACAAGGGAAAAATAACTCGGCAAATGCAGCAAGAGAAGGAAGCTTTTACAGCAGTGCCATCAGGCCCCTCCTTTGGTGATTTTGTTATTTGGAAGGAGGAGTCTGCAAGCCCATCTCCTGGCCCTGCTTGGTCCACTGATTCCGGCAAGCCTCATAAGCCAACTTCACTCAGGGATATCCTAAAAGAACAACAAAGGTCCATACCATCTGTACCTGCAATTCCAGTGCCAATTCCTCAGAAATCTGCAACTAACCAAACTGCCCATGGTAGTGTTTCCTCTTGGTCAGTCTCTGGATCATCACCTGCAAAGGCTGCATCCCCTAGACAAGTTTCTTCGCTGACAAAAAATAAAGTGGAGGATGATCTCTTCTGGGGGCCATTGGATCAAGTGAAACCAGAGGCAAAGCA GTCAGGTTATCCTCAACTTGGAACACAGGGCAGTTGGGGAAGCAAAACCACACCTGTGAAAGGAAATGCCGGTGGTCCATTGAACCGAGAGAAATCAATCGGTGGAAGGCCTGCTGAGTATTCACTTTCTTCAACTGCTTCCTCCACTCAGTCCTCAAtgaaagggaagaagaatgccTCCGACAAAAATTCAG AGGCCATGGACTTCAAGGAATGGTGCGAGAGTGAGTGCGCCAGACTTTTAGGTTCCAAAG ATACAAGTTTCCTGGAATTTTGTTTTAAGCAAACAAGAGGAGAGGCCAAAACGCTTCTGATAGAAAATCTTGGTTCATTTGATCCCGACCACAAGTTCATCGACAAGTTTCTAAATTACAAAGACTTTTTGCCTGCGGATGTCCTTGAAGTTGCCTTCAAAAGCCAGAACAATGACAAGGCCTATGGCTCGACAACGAAAGATGTGAATACAAACTTTGTTGATGGATTGGGCTCAGCAAAAGGTGGTGTGGCAGCGACTGATGGGGACGTGAAAGGAGGTggaaagaagaaggggaagaaggggaagaaagtGAGTCCATCCGTTTTAGGATTTAATGTGGTTAGCAACAGGATCATGATGGGTGAGATTCAGTCAATTGAGGATTAA